The following coding sequences lie in one Labrus bergylta chromosome 5, fLabBer1.1, whole genome shotgun sequence genomic window:
- the cept1b gene encoding choline/ethanolaminephosphotransferase 1 isoform X1 — MSATGQQQGGGLRSRRSLGREKEPGQGMGMEAACWLAPGVLRRLIELPSPPLSRHQLKRLEEHRYSSAGRSLLEPLMQRYWEWLVGRVPSWIAPNLITIIGLATNVFTTLVLVYYCPTATEQAPLWAYLLCAVGLFIYQSLDAIDGKQARRTNSSSPLGELFDHGCDSLSTVFVVLGTSIAVQMGTNPDWMFFCCFAGMFMFYCAHWQTYVSGTLRFGIIDVTEVQIFIIIMYLLAAVGGSAFWQSLIPILNVQMKMVPAICTFLGAIFSCTNYFRVIFTGGVGKNGSTIAGTSVLSPVLHIGSVIILAMMIYKKSAVQLFEKHPCLYILAFGFVSAKITNKLVVAHMTKSEMHLHDLAFLGPGLLFLDQYFNSFIDEYLVLWIALIISFFDLVRYCVSVCNQIACHLHIFVFKIKPCSVLSSAPH, encoded by the exons ATGAGTGCGACGGGGCAGCAGCAAGGGGGGGGCCTGCGTTCTCGCCGAAGCCTTGGCCGGGAGAAGGAACCCGGGCAGGGCATGGGCATGGAGGCGGCCTGCTGGCTGGCCCCCGGAGTGCTGCGCAGGCTTATCGAGCTGCCCTCACCCCCCCTGTCCCGACACCAGCTCAAGAGACTCGAGGAGCACAG gtacAGCAGTGCTGGCCGCTCCCTGCTGGAGCCTCTGATGCAGCGCTACTGGGAGTGGTTGGTGGGACGAGTCCCCTCCTGGATCGCCCCAAACCTCATCACCATCATTGGCCTCGCCACCAATGTCTTCACCACCCTCGTGCTCGTCTACTACTGCCCCACTGCCACCGAACAG gCTCCTCTCTGGGCGTACCTGCTCTGTGCCGTGGGTCTGTTTATCTACCAGTCACTTGATGCCATCGACGGGAAGCAGGCCAGACGCACCAACAGCAGCTCTCCACTGGGGGAGCTGTTTGACCACGGCTGTGACTCCCTCTCCACCG tgtttgtgGTGTTGGGAACCAGTATAGCCGTTCAAATGGGAACCAACCCAGACTGGATGTTCTTCTGCTGCTTCGCCGGGATGTTCATGTTCTACTGCGCCCACTGGCAGACATACGTGTCAGGAACTCTGCGCTTCGGCAT CATTGATGTGACTGAGGTGCAAATCTTCATAATAATCATGTATTTGCTGGCCGCCGTGGGAGGATCAGCTTTTTGGCAGTCACTG aTTCCGATCCTAAACGTCCAGATGAAAATGGTTCCGGCCATCTGCACTTTTTTAGGAGCCATCTTCTCCTGCACCAATTActtcagagttattttcacagGAGGTGTGGGCAAAAACGGATCCACAATAGCA GGAACCAGCGTCCTCTCCCCCGTCTTACATATTGGTTCGGTTATAATTTTGGCGATGATGATTTACAAGAAGTCTGCAGTCCAACTCTTCGAGAAGCATCCGTGTCTTTATATCCTCGCATTTGGCTTCGTCTCGGCCAAAATCACCAATAAATTAGTC GTAGCGCATATGACAAAAAGTGAGATGCATCTCCACGATTTAGCCTTCCTGGGACCAGGACTACTGTTCCTGGATCAGTATTTCAATAGTTTTATTGACGAGTACCTGGTGCTATGGATTGCATTG aTCATTTCCTTTTTCGACTTGGTGCGTTACTGTGTCAGTGTTTGCAACCAGATTGCCTGCCATCTTCACattttcgttttcaaaatcaagcCTTGTTCGGTGCTCAGCTCCGCTCCTCACTGA
- the cept1b gene encoding choline/ethanolaminephosphotransferase 1 isoform X2 — protein sequence MSATGQQQGGGLRSRRSLGREKEPGQGMGMEAACWLAPGVLRRLIELPSPPLSRHQLKRLEEHRYSSAGRSLLEPLMQRYWEWLVGRVPSWIAPNLITIIGLATNVFTTLVLVYYCPTATEQAPLWAYLLCAVGLFIYQSLDAIDGKQARRTNSSSPLGELFDHGCDSLSTVFVVLGTSIAVQMGTNPDWMFFCCFAGMFMFYCAHWQTYVSGTLRFGIFDITEVQLCLAGLQMLTASVGPSLWNMMIPILNVQMKMVPAICTFLGAIFSCTNYFRVIFTGGVGKNGSTIAGTSVLSPVLHIGSVIILAMMIYKKSAVQLFEKHPCLYILAFGFVSAKITNKLVVAHMTKSEMHLHDLAFLGPGLLFLDQYFNSFIDEYLVLWIALIISFFDLVRYCVSVCNQIACHLHIFVFKIKPCSVLSSAPH from the exons ATGAGTGCGACGGGGCAGCAGCAAGGGGGGGGCCTGCGTTCTCGCCGAAGCCTTGGCCGGGAGAAGGAACCCGGGCAGGGCATGGGCATGGAGGCGGCCTGCTGGCTGGCCCCCGGAGTGCTGCGCAGGCTTATCGAGCTGCCCTCACCCCCCCTGTCCCGACACCAGCTCAAGAGACTCGAGGAGCACAG gtacAGCAGTGCTGGCCGCTCCCTGCTGGAGCCTCTGATGCAGCGCTACTGGGAGTGGTTGGTGGGACGAGTCCCCTCCTGGATCGCCCCAAACCTCATCACCATCATTGGCCTCGCCACCAATGTCTTCACCACCCTCGTGCTCGTCTACTACTGCCCCACTGCCACCGAACAG gCTCCTCTCTGGGCGTACCTGCTCTGTGCCGTGGGTCTGTTTATCTACCAGTCACTTGATGCCATCGACGGGAAGCAGGCCAGACGCACCAACAGCAGCTCTCCACTGGGGGAGCTGTTTGACCACGGCTGTGACTCCCTCTCCACCG tgtttgtgGTGTTGGGAACCAGTATAGCCGTTCAAATGGGAACCAACCCAGACTGGATGTTCTTCTGCTGCTTCGCCGGGATGTTCATGTTCTACTGCGCCCACTGGCAGACATACGTGTCAGGAACTCTGCGCTTCGGCAT ATTTGACATAACAGAGGTGCAGCTCTGTCTAGCAGGATTACAGATGCTCACAGCCTCTGTGGGTCCTTCTCTGTGGAACATGATG aTTCCGATCCTAAACGTCCAGATGAAAATGGTTCCGGCCATCTGCACTTTTTTAGGAGCCATCTTCTCCTGCACCAATTActtcagagttattttcacagGAGGTGTGGGCAAAAACGGATCCACAATAGCA GGAACCAGCGTCCTCTCCCCCGTCTTACATATTGGTTCGGTTATAATTTTGGCGATGATGATTTACAAGAAGTCTGCAGTCCAACTCTTCGAGAAGCATCCGTGTCTTTATATCCTCGCATTTGGCTTCGTCTCGGCCAAAATCACCAATAAATTAGTC GTAGCGCATATGACAAAAAGTGAGATGCATCTCCACGATTTAGCCTTCCTGGGACCAGGACTACTGTTCCTGGATCAGTATTTCAATAGTTTTATTGACGAGTACCTGGTGCTATGGATTGCATTG aTCATTTCCTTTTTCGACTTGGTGCGTTACTGTGTCAGTGTTTGCAACCAGATTGCCTGCCATCTTCACattttcgttttcaaaatcaagcCTTGTTCGGTGCTCAGCTCCGCTCCTCACTGA
- the pth4 gene encoding parathyroid hormone 4, translating into MQTSHRPVQWLTVMLLIVSTSGQCEQNKSRRAVTEHQLMHDRSQNIQSLKRLIWLSSAIEGLHTAQTRSASFNPSKSLNLPVSPAAESPQPSRVQSLLRDFFNNPYLTQLPDREP; encoded by the exons atgCAGACATCTCACAGACCTGTGCAGTGGCTCACTGTCATGCTTCTTATCGTCTCCACATCCGGACAGTGTGAACAGAACAAGAG tcgTCGAGCTGTAACCGAACACCAGCTGATGCACGACCGCAGCCAAAACATTCAGAGTCTCAAGAGACTCATCTGGCTGTCCAGCGCCATCGAGGGTCTCCACACAGCTCAGACCCGATCGGCCTCTTTCAACCCCTCAAAGTCCCTGAACCTGCCTGTGAGTCCTGCTGCCGAGAGCCCCCAACCCAGCCGGGTCCAGAGCCTCCTGAGAGACTTCTTTAACAATCCCTACCTGACCCAGCTGCCCGACAGAGAGCCCTGA